In the genome of Plasmodium cynomolgi strain B DNA, scaffold: 0147, whole genome shotgun sequence, one region contains:
- a CDS encoding hypothetical protein (putative) has product MGKSKNFDNKCNVFDEKSKNNPHAKKLCSSLVYYLEKIREMNTQQKSNKYCGYLHYCLYDKIGKIHNPSRTKIDDAGNEISGGKLKHPCIVPALKNFDLNKFKKEKFRIFILKIMKVFIIL; this is encoded by the exons ATGGGAAAatctaaaaattttgataataaGTGTAATGTATTCGAtgaaaagagtaaaaataatccaCATGCCAAAAAACTTTGTAGTAGTCTCGTatattatttagaaaaaatacgtGAAATGAATACACAACAAAAATCTAATAAATATTGTGGTTATTTACATTATTGcttatatgataaaattggTAAAATTCATAACCCATCGAGGACCAAAATTGATGAT GCAGGGAATGAGATTAGCGGTGGGAAATTAAAACATCCTTGTATTGTACcagcattaaaaaattttgatttgaataaatttaaaaaagaaaaatttcgtatatttattttaaaaattatgaaagtatttataatatta